In Sphaeramia orbicularis chromosome 10, fSphaOr1.1, whole genome shotgun sequence, the following proteins share a genomic window:
- the gabrp gene encoding gamma-aminobutyric acid receptor subunit pi, whose translation MMLDLLLILSLTFTQSCCVFPTHPWGEWNDSQLQPTIQKLMKGYNRYLRPNFNEGPVEIGMSLDIASIDAISEINMDYTATIFLRQRWRDSRLVFPGNESVSVDGRLVSLLWIPDTFIPDSKRSFLHDVTVENRLIRIFSNGTVLYALRITATIACNMDLTKYPMDRQECTLQLESWGYNLQDVVFYWTRGNDSVRGLDTLRLAQYSIESYYTSVSQAVYETGQYPKLVLHFALRRNVLFFILETYVPSILLVVLSWVSFWISQSSVPARTCIGVTTVLTMTTLMMGARTSLPNANCFIKAIDVYLGICFTFIFGALLEYACAHFYTMQHQTIEEIHRDLLREFNESNGNGSIPIVSSSQPNQSVEIGSTADETTEQSVNNDTKSNAGSKEKTPGQGCGLSSVKDASRRAASVFIVENPHNIDRHARTVFPTAFLFVNILYWLYYLFL comes from the exons ATGATGTTAGACCTCCTTCTGATCCTGTCCCTGACCTTTACACAGAG CTGTTGTGTGTTTCCTACACATCCCTGGGGCGAATGGAACGACTCTCAACTCCAGCCAACAATTCAGAAGCTGATGAAAGGTTACAACCGCTACCTCAGGCCCAATTTTAATG AGGGACCTGTGGAAATTGGAATGAGTCTTGATATCGCCAGTATTGATGCCATCTCTGAAATCAATATG GACTACACAGCAACTATCTTCCTTCGTCAGCGGTGGCGAGATTCCAGGCTGGTGTTTCCTGGAAATGAGAGTGTGAGTGTGGATGGGCGCCTGGTGTCACTGCTGTGGATCCCTGACACTTTCATCCCTGACTCCAAGCGTTCTTTCCTGCATGATGTCACAGTGGAAAATCGACTAATACGCATATTCAGCAATGGAACTGTTCTATATGCCTTACG CATCACAGCTACAATTGCTTGTAATATGGACCTTACCAAGtatcccatggacagacaggagtgCACCCTGCAGCTGGAGAGCT GGGGCTATAATCTGCAGGATGTGGTGTTTTACTGGACCAGAGGGAATGATTCAGTGAGGGGCCTCGACACACTGCGGCTAGCTCAGTACAGTATAGAGAGCTACTATACATCAGTGTCACAAGCTGTGTATGAAACAG GACAATACCCTAAGCTGGTGCTACATTTTGCTCTACGTAGAAATGTGTTGTTCTTTATCTTGGAGACGTATGTTCCTTCTATCCTTCTGGTGGTTCTCTCCTGGGTCTCTTTCTGGATCAGCCAGTCCTCTGTACCAGCCCGGACTTGTATTG GAGTGACTACAGTCCTGACAATGACGACTCTAATGATGGGTGCCCGTACCTCTCTGCCCAACGCTAACTGCTTCATCAAGGCCATAGATGTTTACCTGGGTATTTGCTTCACCTTCATCTTTGGGGCTTTGCTGGAGTACGCCTGCGCTCACTTTTACACCATGCAACACCAGACGATAGAGGAAATACACAGG GATCTTCTGAGGGAGTTCAATGAATCCAATGGAAATGGCTCGATCCCTATCGTCAGCTCCAGCCAACCGAACCAATCTGTGGAAATTGGTTCCACTGCAGATGAGACCACAGAGCAATCAGTAAACAACGACACAAAGAGCAACGCCGGATCAAAAGAAAAAACACCAGGACAAGGATGCGGCCTGTCCTCAGTGAAAGATGCTTCTCGCAGGGCTGCATCCGTCTTTATTGTAGAAAATCCACACAACATTGACCGTCACGCTCGCACTGTTTTCCCCACGGCTTTTCTCTTTGTCAATATACTTTACTGGCTTTACTATCTGTTTCTCTAA
- the foxi3b gene encoding forkhead box protein I3-B codes for MSSFESQGQSPPRCGPQFPTLAQEPPELSMYSDCYYPPPSLPSPQRTTPTSYDLSDYTTSSPNPYLWFNGSGINTPPYLATTGPPGNPGPPFVPQHYGMQRPYLGPSGAGGPGGELSWFSLPSQEDLMKLVRPPYSYSALIAMAIHGAPDRRLTLSQIYQYVADNFPFYNKSKAGWQNSIRHNLSLNDCFKKVPRDEDDPGKGNYWTLDPNCEKMFDNGNFRRKRKRKSDSLPGGDGGPVAPESGDSERGSPKHSGNSGLNISPTPDRIPSPSSSGPAPCLSSFLSEMSGVTSTAASEVGGDGLSRPLQISLPIDGPHRPPQPPSFSSFSPNSGGPEWVPQVPAPPVLSSSPTHSSLGYSSPILSQYSGSSGHFYPGLSSSGIIYHREGTEV; via the exons ATGTCTTCGTTTGAGTCCCAGGGCCAGTCTCCTCCTCGGTGTGGCCCACAGTTCCCCACCCTCGCCCAGGAACCCCCTGAACTCAGCATGTACAGTGACTGTTACTACCCTCCACCATCACTGCCAAGTCCTCAGCGTACCACGCCAACGTCCTATGACCTGAGCGACTACACCACCTCCTCTCCAAACCCTTACCTGTGGTTCAATGGCTCTGGGATCAACACACCTCCGTACCTGGCCACCACCGGTCCCCCAGGGAACCCAGGCCCTCCCTTTGTCCCTCAGCACTACGGAATGCAGAGACCTTACCTGGGTCCCAGCGGAGCAGGGGGTCCAGGGGGTGAACTGAGCTGGTTCTCTCTCCCTTCACAAGAAGACTTAATGAAACTAGTCAGGCCCCCCTACTCCTACTCAGCTCTGATTGCCATGGCTATCCACGGAGCACCTGACAGGAGACTGACATTGAGTCAAATCTACCAGTATGTGGCTGACAACTTTCCTTTCTACAACAAAAGTAAAGCAGGCTGGCAGAATTCTATTAGACACAACCTGTCACTCAATGACTGCTTCAAAAAAGTGCCAAGAGATGAGGACGATCCAG GCAAGGGAAACTACTGGACTCTTGACCCAAACTGTGAAAAGATGTTTGACAACGGAAACTTCCGCCGCAAAAGAAAAAGGAAGTCCGATTCTCTTCCGGGTGGCGATGGTGGTCCCGTGGCCCCCGAGTCAGGTGACAGCGAGAGGGGCAGCCCAAAGCACTCTGGTAACTCTGGTCTTAACATCTCCCCCACACCAGACCGGATTCCTTCCCCTTCATCATCAGGTCCTGCACCTTGTCTGAGCAGTTTCCTATCTGAGATGTCTGGAGTGACGTCCACCGCAGCCAGTGAAGTGGGAGGTGATGGGTTAAGTCGACCGTTACAGATCAGTCTTCCTATAGATGGGCCTCACAGGCCCCCTCAGCCACCAAGCTTTAGTAGCTTCTCCCCCAACTCTGGTGGTCCAGAGTGGGTTCCACAAGTACCAGCTCCTCCTGTGTTATCTTCCTCTCCCACCCACTCCTCTCTGGGGTATTCCAGCCCAATCCTCAGCCAGTATAGTGGGTCCAGTGGGCATTTCTACCCTGGACTGAGCTCATCTGGAATCATCTACCATCGTGAGGGCACAGAAGTTTAA
- the syce3 gene encoding synaptonemal complex central element protein 3 — translation MQYHRFAIQMANSSAPPELEKQNGTQDMLELTNDLERMIEDVENLSVQLTWMTYDVVRLRISPELVESMQKLKDACDRCKVAVYRDQDQEQDKCTEPHT, via the exons ATGCAATATCACCGGTTTGCAATTCAGATGGCCAATTCTTCTGCGCCACCCGAGCTTGAAAAGCAGAACGGCACCCAGGACATGTTGGAGTTAACCAACGATTTAGAAAGGATGATTGAAGACGTTGAAAACCTATCAG TGCAGCTGACCTGGATGACTTACGACGTGGTCAGGCTGCGGATCAGTCCTGAACTGGTGGAGTCAATGCAGAAACTAAAGGATGCTTGTGACAGGTGCAAAGTGGCGGTGTACAGAGATCAAGACCAGGAGCAAGATAAATGTACTGAGCCTCATACGTAG